One Streptomyces sp. NBC_00223 genomic window carries:
- a CDS encoding transglutaminase-like domain-containing protein, with amino-acid sequence MTDSVRERFGAAAREERPDLAELCLLIGAEADPALDGVPTDLAQIELDRLAGLLPYGLVTPAQWAQGLRRVLGTPEADESGPDGPAAGGSGAHAGFHGSPGDYQRLTSSLLQEVLRRRRGLPILLSVVWIEVARRAGAPVYGVALPGHFVVGFGDPEGEHVLVDPFAGGRVLTPEDTELLVTSTTGTALAPGMLTPADPLDIVQRILNNIRAWASPRPERRPVQLWALDLTLLLPRHPAKLRYERAQLLVQMGDFLGGAAELEEYAKVIAAFDPESAEPIRRQARAARALLN; translated from the coding sequence ATGACGGATTCCGTACGCGAGCGTTTCGGGGCCGCGGCCCGCGAGGAGCGGCCCGACCTCGCCGAACTGTGCCTGCTCATCGGCGCCGAGGCCGATCCCGCGCTGGACGGCGTACCGACCGACCTCGCGCAGATCGAGCTGGACCGCCTCGCGGGGCTGCTCCCGTACGGCCTGGTGACCCCCGCACAGTGGGCGCAGGGGCTGCGGCGCGTGCTGGGAACGCCGGAGGCGGACGAGTCGGGGCCGGACGGCCCGGCGGCCGGCGGCTCGGGCGCCCACGCCGGTTTCCACGGCTCGCCAGGGGACTACCAGCGGCTGACCTCCTCCCTCCTCCAGGAGGTGCTGCGGCGCCGCCGAGGGCTGCCGATCCTGCTGTCGGTGGTCTGGATCGAGGTCGCCCGCCGGGCCGGCGCGCCGGTCTACGGGGTCGCGCTGCCCGGCCACTTCGTCGTCGGCTTCGGCGATCCGGAGGGCGAACACGTCCTGGTCGACCCCTTCGCCGGGGGCCGCGTACTGACCCCGGAGGACACCGAACTCCTCGTCACGAGCACCACGGGGACCGCGCTCGCGCCCGGCATGCTCACCCCGGCCGACCCCCTCGACATCGTCCAGCGCATCCTGAACAACATCCGCGCCTGGGCCTCTCCGCGCCCCGAACGTCGGCCCGTTCAGCTCTGGGCCCTCGATCTGACCCTGCTGCTCCCCCGCCACCCCGCGAAGTTGCGCTACGAGCGCGCCCAACTCCTCGTCCAGATGGGTGACTTCCTCGGCGGCGCGGCGGAACTGGAGGAGTACGCCAAGGTGATCGCGGCCTTCGACCCCGAGTCGGCGGAGCCGATCCGGCGGCAGGCACGGGCGGCACGGGCACTGCTGAACTGA